A window of Peromyscus eremicus chromosome 7, PerEre_H2_v1, whole genome shotgun sequence contains these coding sequences:
- the Pde4a gene encoding cAMP-specific 3',5'-cyclic phosphodiesterase 4A isoform X1, protein MRRSSRGPGSPQSPPCQHARGGPVPPSPPSPGRGWAQPEPLDPGVPPMPRPTTQPRLMPPRVFITRTITRAANSLDAENGPTPSPGRSPLDSQASPGLVLHAGAAAGQRRESFLYRSDSDYDMSPKTMSRNSSVTSEAHAEDLIVTPFAQVLASLRSVRSNFSLLTNVPIPSNKRSPMGGPPAVCKATLSEETCQQLARETLEELDWCLEQLETMQTYRSVSEMASHKFKRMLNRELTHLSEMSRSGNQVSEYISTTFLDKQNEMEIPSPTPRQRAFQQPPPAPVARQAQPMSQITGLKKLVYTGSVNTSIPRFGVKTDQEELLAQELENLSKWGLNIFCVSEYAGGRSLSCIMYTIFQERDLLKKFRIPVDTMVTYMLTLEDHYHADVAYHNSLHAADVLQSTHVLLATPALDAVFTDLEILAALFAAAIHDVDHPGVSNQFLINTNSELALMYNDESVLENHHLAVGFKLLQEENCDIFQNLSKRQRQSLRKMVIDMVLATDMSKHMTLLADLKTMVETKKVTSSGVLLLDNYADRIQVLRNMVHCADLSNPTKPLELYRQWTDRIMAEFFQQGDRERERGMEISPMCDKHTASVEKSQVGFIDYIVHPLWETWADLVHPDAQDILDTLEDNRDWYHSAIRRSPSPPPEEEPGGLGHPTPPDKFQFELTLEEEEEEDSSEVLGLPTAEEIFVAPDDVAAQTTEQSEVKVEGQNTAGREKEESLRQGAVSACVDPKGSMEAVGCTCSPGIPILPDLRTLSPSAEAPGLLGLPSPAAEVEAPRDHLAATRACACSGTSGDNSAIVSAPGRSGSGGDPA, encoded by the exons CTTGGATGCAGAAAATGGGCCGACACCATCCCCCGGCCGCAGCCCTCTGGACTCGCAGGCGAGCCCGGGGCTTGTGCTGCATGCTGGGGCGGCCGCCGGCCAGCGCCGAGAGTCCTTTCTCTATCGCTCCGACAGTGACTATGACATGTCACCCAAGACTATGTCCAGGAACTCATCCGTCACCAGCGAAGC GCATGCCGAAGACCTCATTGTGACACCATTTGCTCAG GTGCTGGCCAGTCTCCGCAGCGTTCGAAGCAACTTCTCACTCTTAACCAATGTGCCCATCCCCAGCAACAA gcgGTCCCCAATGGGCGGCCCACCCGCTGTCTGCAAGGCCACGCTGTCAG AGGAGACGTGCCAGCAGCTGGCCCGGGAGACCCTGGAAGAGTTAGACTGGTGTCTGGAGCAACTGGAGACCATGCAGACCTACCGCTCTGTCAGCGAGATGGCCTCGCACAAG TTCAAAAGGATGCTGAACCGTGAACTCACACACTTGTCGGAAATGAGCAGGTCGGGAAACCAGGTCTCAGAGTACATTTCCACAACATTCCTGG ACAAGCAGAATGAAATGGAGATCCCATCACCCACACCACGGCAGAGAGCCTTCCAGCAGCCGCCGCCGGCCCCAGTGGCGCGGCAGGCTCAGCCGATGTCTCAGATCACAGGGTTGAAAAAGCTGGTGTACACCGGAAGCGTGAACACCAGTATCCCACGATTTGGAGTCAAGACAGATCAAGAGGAGCTCTTAGCACAA GAACTGGAGAACTTGAGCAAATGGGGTCTGAACATCTTCTGTGTGTCGGAGTACGCTGGAGGCCGCTCACTCAGCTGCATCATGTATACGATATTCCAG GAGCGAGACCTGCTGAAGAAATTCCGAATCCCTGTGGACACCATGGTGACTTACATGCTGACCCTGGAAGACCACTACCATGCCGACGTGGCCTACCACAACAGCCTGCATGCGGCCGACGTCCTGCAGTCCACACATGTGCTGCTGGCCACGCCCGCACTGGAT gCTGTGTTCACAGACCTGGAGATTCTTGCCGCCCTCTTTGCTGCTGCCATCCACGACGTGGACCACCCTGGCGTCTCCAACCAGTTCCTTATCAACACCA ATTCGGAGCTGGCGTTGATGTACAACGACGAGTCTGTGCTTGagaaccaccacctggctgtgggCTTCAAGCTGCTGCAAGAAGAGAACTGCGACATCTTTCAGAACCTCAGCAAGCGCCAGCGGCAGAGCCTGCGCAAGATGGTCATCGACATG GTGCTGGCCACAGACATGTCCAAGCACATGACCCTCCTGGCTGACCTGAAGACTATGGTGGAGACAAAGAAAGTGACCAGCTCGGGAGTTCTCTTGCTGGACAACTACGCCGACCGCATCCAG gtcctcaggaaCATGGTGCACTGTGCAGACCTCAGCAACCCCACCAAGCCCCTGGAGCTCTATCGACAGTGGACGGATCGCATCATGGCCGAGTTCTTCCAGCAGGGTGATCGGGAACGGGAGCGTGGAATGGAGATCAGCCCCATGTGCGACAAGCATACGGCCTCTGTGGAGAAGTCTCAG GTGGGCTTCATCGACTACATTGTCCACCCGCTGTGGGAGACGTGGGCAGATCTCGTCCATCCCGATGCCCAAGACATTCTGGACACGTTGGAAGACAACAGGGATTGGTATCACAGTGCCATAAGGCGGAGCCCTTCCCCACCCCCGGAAGAGGAGCCGGGAGGGCTTGGCCATCCAACCCCGCCTGACAAGTTCCAGTTTGAGCTCACactagaggaggaagaggaggaggattccTCGGAGGTTCTGGGATTGCCTACAGCTGAGGAAATCTTCGTAGCTCCAGATGACGTCGCAGCTCAGACTACAGAACAGTCAGAGGTCAAGGTCGAAGGACAGAACAccgcagggagagagaaagaggagagcttGAGGCAGGGGGCTGTCTCCGCATGTGTTGATCCCAAGGGGTCCATGGAGGCCGTGGGCTGCACTTGCAGCCCTGGAATCCCCATTCTGCCTGACTTGAGGACCCTGTCCCCCTCAGCGGAGGCCCCGGGCCTCCTGGGCCTCCCCTCCCCGGCGGCAGAGGTGGAGGCCCCAAGAGACCATCTGGCTGCCACGAGGGCTTGTGCCTGCTCTGGGACATCAGGAGACAATTCCGCCATCGTCTCAGCTCCAGGCAGGTCGGGGTCAGGTGGGGACCCTGCCTGA
- the Pde4a gene encoding cAMP-specific 3',5'-cyclic phosphodiesterase 4A isoform X2 → MPRPTTQPRLMPPRVFITRTITRAANSLDAENGPTPSPGRSPLDSQASPGLVLHAGAAAGQRRESFLYRSDSDYDMSPKTMSRNSSVTSEAHAEDLIVTPFAQVLASLRSVRSNFSLLTNVPIPSNKRSPMGGPPAVCKATLSEETCQQLARETLEELDWCLEQLETMQTYRSVSEMASHKFKRMLNRELTHLSEMSRSGNQVSEYISTTFLDKQNEMEIPSPTPRQRAFQQPPPAPVARQAQPMSQITGLKKLVYTGSVNTSIPRFGVKTDQEELLAQELENLSKWGLNIFCVSEYAGGRSLSCIMYTIFQERDLLKKFRIPVDTMVTYMLTLEDHYHADVAYHNSLHAADVLQSTHVLLATPALDAVFTDLEILAALFAAAIHDVDHPGVSNQFLINTNSELALMYNDESVLENHHLAVGFKLLQEENCDIFQNLSKRQRQSLRKMVIDMVLATDMSKHMTLLADLKTMVETKKVTSSGVLLLDNYADRIQVLRNMVHCADLSNPTKPLELYRQWTDRIMAEFFQQGDRERERGMEISPMCDKHTASVEKSQVGFIDYIVHPLWETWADLVHPDAQDILDTLEDNRDWYHSAIRRSPSPPPEEEPGGLGHPTPPDKFQFELTLEEEEEEDSSEVLGLPTAEEIFVAPDDVAAQTTEQSEVKVEGQNTAGREKEESLRQGAVSACVDPKGSMEAVGCTCSPGIPILPDLRTLSPSAEAPGLLGLPSPAAEVEAPRDHLAATRACACSGTSGDNSAIVSAPGRSGSGGDPA, encoded by the exons CTTGGATGCAGAAAATGGGCCGACACCATCCCCCGGCCGCAGCCCTCTGGACTCGCAGGCGAGCCCGGGGCTTGTGCTGCATGCTGGGGCGGCCGCCGGCCAGCGCCGAGAGTCCTTTCTCTATCGCTCCGACAGTGACTATGACATGTCACCCAAGACTATGTCCAGGAACTCATCCGTCACCAGCGAAGC GCATGCCGAAGACCTCATTGTGACACCATTTGCTCAG GTGCTGGCCAGTCTCCGCAGCGTTCGAAGCAACTTCTCACTCTTAACCAATGTGCCCATCCCCAGCAACAA gcgGTCCCCAATGGGCGGCCCACCCGCTGTCTGCAAGGCCACGCTGTCAG AGGAGACGTGCCAGCAGCTGGCCCGGGAGACCCTGGAAGAGTTAGACTGGTGTCTGGAGCAACTGGAGACCATGCAGACCTACCGCTCTGTCAGCGAGATGGCCTCGCACAAG TTCAAAAGGATGCTGAACCGTGAACTCACACACTTGTCGGAAATGAGCAGGTCGGGAAACCAGGTCTCAGAGTACATTTCCACAACATTCCTGG ACAAGCAGAATGAAATGGAGATCCCATCACCCACACCACGGCAGAGAGCCTTCCAGCAGCCGCCGCCGGCCCCAGTGGCGCGGCAGGCTCAGCCGATGTCTCAGATCACAGGGTTGAAAAAGCTGGTGTACACCGGAAGCGTGAACACCAGTATCCCACGATTTGGAGTCAAGACAGATCAAGAGGAGCTCTTAGCACAA GAACTGGAGAACTTGAGCAAATGGGGTCTGAACATCTTCTGTGTGTCGGAGTACGCTGGAGGCCGCTCACTCAGCTGCATCATGTATACGATATTCCAG GAGCGAGACCTGCTGAAGAAATTCCGAATCCCTGTGGACACCATGGTGACTTACATGCTGACCCTGGAAGACCACTACCATGCCGACGTGGCCTACCACAACAGCCTGCATGCGGCCGACGTCCTGCAGTCCACACATGTGCTGCTGGCCACGCCCGCACTGGAT gCTGTGTTCACAGACCTGGAGATTCTTGCCGCCCTCTTTGCTGCTGCCATCCACGACGTGGACCACCCTGGCGTCTCCAACCAGTTCCTTATCAACACCA ATTCGGAGCTGGCGTTGATGTACAACGACGAGTCTGTGCTTGagaaccaccacctggctgtgggCTTCAAGCTGCTGCAAGAAGAGAACTGCGACATCTTTCAGAACCTCAGCAAGCGCCAGCGGCAGAGCCTGCGCAAGATGGTCATCGACATG GTGCTGGCCACAGACATGTCCAAGCACATGACCCTCCTGGCTGACCTGAAGACTATGGTGGAGACAAAGAAAGTGACCAGCTCGGGAGTTCTCTTGCTGGACAACTACGCCGACCGCATCCAG gtcctcaggaaCATGGTGCACTGTGCAGACCTCAGCAACCCCACCAAGCCCCTGGAGCTCTATCGACAGTGGACGGATCGCATCATGGCCGAGTTCTTCCAGCAGGGTGATCGGGAACGGGAGCGTGGAATGGAGATCAGCCCCATGTGCGACAAGCATACGGCCTCTGTGGAGAAGTCTCAG GTGGGCTTCATCGACTACATTGTCCACCCGCTGTGGGAGACGTGGGCAGATCTCGTCCATCCCGATGCCCAAGACATTCTGGACACGTTGGAAGACAACAGGGATTGGTATCACAGTGCCATAAGGCGGAGCCCTTCCCCACCCCCGGAAGAGGAGCCGGGAGGGCTTGGCCATCCAACCCCGCCTGACAAGTTCCAGTTTGAGCTCACactagaggaggaagaggaggaggattccTCGGAGGTTCTGGGATTGCCTACAGCTGAGGAAATCTTCGTAGCTCCAGATGACGTCGCAGCTCAGACTACAGAACAGTCAGAGGTCAAGGTCGAAGGACAGAACAccgcagggagagagaaagaggagagcttGAGGCAGGGGGCTGTCTCCGCATGTGTTGATCCCAAGGGGTCCATGGAGGCCGTGGGCTGCACTTGCAGCCCTGGAATCCCCATTCTGCCTGACTTGAGGACCCTGTCCCCCTCAGCGGAGGCCCCGGGCCTCCTGGGCCTCCCCTCCCCGGCGGCAGAGGTGGAGGCCCCAAGAGACCATCTGGCTGCCACGAGGGCTTGTGCCTGCTCTGGGACATCAGGAGACAATTCCGCCATCGTCTCAGCTCCAGGCAGGTCGGGGTCAGGTGGGGACCCTGCCTGA
- the Pde4a gene encoding cAMP-specific 3',5'-cyclic phosphodiesterase 4A isoform X5, with protein MEIPSPTPRQRAFQQPPPAPVARQAQPMSQITGLKKLVYTGSVNTSIPRFGVKTDQEELLAQELENLSKWGLNIFCVSEYAGGRSLSCIMYTIFQERDLLKKFRIPVDTMVTYMLTLEDHYHADVAYHNSLHAADVLQSTHVLLATPALDAVFTDLEILAALFAAAIHDVDHPGVSNQFLINTNSELALMYNDESVLENHHLAVGFKLLQEENCDIFQNLSKRQRQSLRKMVIDMVLATDMSKHMTLLADLKTMVETKKVTSSGVLLLDNYADRIQVLRNMVHCADLSNPTKPLELYRQWTDRIMAEFFQQGDRERERGMEISPMCDKHTASVEKSQVGFIDYIVHPLWETWADLVHPDAQDILDTLEDNRDWYHSAIRRSPSPPPEEEPGGLGHPTPPDKFQFELTLEEEEEEDSSEVLGLPTAEEIFVAPDDVAAQTTEQSEVKVEGQNTAGREKEESLRQGAVSACVDPKGSMEAVGCTCSPGIPILPDLRTLSPSAEAPGLLGLPSPAAEVEAPRDHLAATRACACSGTSGDNSAIVSAPGRSGSGGDPA; from the exons ATGGAGATCCCATCACCCACACCACGGCAGAGAGCCTTCCAGCAGCCGCCGCCGGCCCCAGTGGCGCGGCAGGCTCAGCCGATGTCTCAGATCACAGGGTTGAAAAAGCTGGTGTACACCGGAAGCGTGAACACCAGTATCCCACGATTTGGAGTCAAGACAGATCAAGAGGAGCTCTTAGCACAA GAACTGGAGAACTTGAGCAAATGGGGTCTGAACATCTTCTGTGTGTCGGAGTACGCTGGAGGCCGCTCACTCAGCTGCATCATGTATACGATATTCCAG GAGCGAGACCTGCTGAAGAAATTCCGAATCCCTGTGGACACCATGGTGACTTACATGCTGACCCTGGAAGACCACTACCATGCCGACGTGGCCTACCACAACAGCCTGCATGCGGCCGACGTCCTGCAGTCCACACATGTGCTGCTGGCCACGCCCGCACTGGAT gCTGTGTTCACAGACCTGGAGATTCTTGCCGCCCTCTTTGCTGCTGCCATCCACGACGTGGACCACCCTGGCGTCTCCAACCAGTTCCTTATCAACACCA ATTCGGAGCTGGCGTTGATGTACAACGACGAGTCTGTGCTTGagaaccaccacctggctgtgggCTTCAAGCTGCTGCAAGAAGAGAACTGCGACATCTTTCAGAACCTCAGCAAGCGCCAGCGGCAGAGCCTGCGCAAGATGGTCATCGACATG GTGCTGGCCACAGACATGTCCAAGCACATGACCCTCCTGGCTGACCTGAAGACTATGGTGGAGACAAAGAAAGTGACCAGCTCGGGAGTTCTCTTGCTGGACAACTACGCCGACCGCATCCAG gtcctcaggaaCATGGTGCACTGTGCAGACCTCAGCAACCCCACCAAGCCCCTGGAGCTCTATCGACAGTGGACGGATCGCATCATGGCCGAGTTCTTCCAGCAGGGTGATCGGGAACGGGAGCGTGGAATGGAGATCAGCCCCATGTGCGACAAGCATACGGCCTCTGTGGAGAAGTCTCAG GTGGGCTTCATCGACTACATTGTCCACCCGCTGTGGGAGACGTGGGCAGATCTCGTCCATCCCGATGCCCAAGACATTCTGGACACGTTGGAAGACAACAGGGATTGGTATCACAGTGCCATAAGGCGGAGCCCTTCCCCACCCCCGGAAGAGGAGCCGGGAGGGCTTGGCCATCCAACCCCGCCTGACAAGTTCCAGTTTGAGCTCACactagaggaggaagaggaggaggattccTCGGAGGTTCTGGGATTGCCTACAGCTGAGGAAATCTTCGTAGCTCCAGATGACGTCGCAGCTCAGACTACAGAACAGTCAGAGGTCAAGGTCGAAGGACAGAACAccgcagggagagagaaagaggagagcttGAGGCAGGGGGCTGTCTCCGCATGTGTTGATCCCAAGGGGTCCATGGAGGCCGTGGGCTGCACTTGCAGCCCTGGAATCCCCATTCTGCCTGACTTGAGGACCCTGTCCCCCTCAGCGGAGGCCCCGGGCCTCCTGGGCCTCCCCTCCCCGGCGGCAGAGGTGGAGGCCCCAAGAGACCATCTGGCTGCCACGAGGGCTTGTGCCTGCTCTGGGACATCAGGAGACAATTCCGCCATCGTCTCAGCTCCAGGCAGGTCGGGGTCAGGTGGGGACCCTGCCTGA
- the Pde4a gene encoding cAMP-specific 3',5'-cyclic phosphodiesterase 4A isoform X4, whose translation MLNRELTHLSEMSRSGNQVSEYISTTFLDKQNEMEIPSPTPRQRAFQQPPPAPVARQAQPMSQITGLKKLVYTGSVNTSIPRFGVKTDQEELLAQELENLSKWGLNIFCVSEYAGGRSLSCIMYTIFQERDLLKKFRIPVDTMVTYMLTLEDHYHADVAYHNSLHAADVLQSTHVLLATPALDAVFTDLEILAALFAAAIHDVDHPGVSNQFLINTNSELALMYNDESVLENHHLAVGFKLLQEENCDIFQNLSKRQRQSLRKMVIDMVLATDMSKHMTLLADLKTMVETKKVTSSGVLLLDNYADRIQVLRNMVHCADLSNPTKPLELYRQWTDRIMAEFFQQGDRERERGMEISPMCDKHTASVEKSQVGFIDYIVHPLWETWADLVHPDAQDILDTLEDNRDWYHSAIRRSPSPPPEEEPGGLGHPTPPDKFQFELTLEEEEEEDSSEVLGLPTAEEIFVAPDDVAAQTTEQSEVKVEGQNTAGREKEESLRQGAVSACVDPKGSMEAVGCTCSPGIPILPDLRTLSPSAEAPGLLGLPSPAAEVEAPRDHLAATRACACSGTSGDNSAIVSAPGRSGSGGDPA comes from the exons ATGCTGAACCGTGAACTCACACACTTGTCGGAAATGAGCAGGTCGGGAAACCAGGTCTCAGAGTACATTTCCACAACATTCCTGG ACAAGCAGAATGAAATGGAGATCCCATCACCCACACCACGGCAGAGAGCCTTCCAGCAGCCGCCGCCGGCCCCAGTGGCGCGGCAGGCTCAGCCGATGTCTCAGATCACAGGGTTGAAAAAGCTGGTGTACACCGGAAGCGTGAACACCAGTATCCCACGATTTGGAGTCAAGACAGATCAAGAGGAGCTCTTAGCACAA GAACTGGAGAACTTGAGCAAATGGGGTCTGAACATCTTCTGTGTGTCGGAGTACGCTGGAGGCCGCTCACTCAGCTGCATCATGTATACGATATTCCAG GAGCGAGACCTGCTGAAGAAATTCCGAATCCCTGTGGACACCATGGTGACTTACATGCTGACCCTGGAAGACCACTACCATGCCGACGTGGCCTACCACAACAGCCTGCATGCGGCCGACGTCCTGCAGTCCACACATGTGCTGCTGGCCACGCCCGCACTGGAT gCTGTGTTCACAGACCTGGAGATTCTTGCCGCCCTCTTTGCTGCTGCCATCCACGACGTGGACCACCCTGGCGTCTCCAACCAGTTCCTTATCAACACCA ATTCGGAGCTGGCGTTGATGTACAACGACGAGTCTGTGCTTGagaaccaccacctggctgtgggCTTCAAGCTGCTGCAAGAAGAGAACTGCGACATCTTTCAGAACCTCAGCAAGCGCCAGCGGCAGAGCCTGCGCAAGATGGTCATCGACATG GTGCTGGCCACAGACATGTCCAAGCACATGACCCTCCTGGCTGACCTGAAGACTATGGTGGAGACAAAGAAAGTGACCAGCTCGGGAGTTCTCTTGCTGGACAACTACGCCGACCGCATCCAG gtcctcaggaaCATGGTGCACTGTGCAGACCTCAGCAACCCCACCAAGCCCCTGGAGCTCTATCGACAGTGGACGGATCGCATCATGGCCGAGTTCTTCCAGCAGGGTGATCGGGAACGGGAGCGTGGAATGGAGATCAGCCCCATGTGCGACAAGCATACGGCCTCTGTGGAGAAGTCTCAG GTGGGCTTCATCGACTACATTGTCCACCCGCTGTGGGAGACGTGGGCAGATCTCGTCCATCCCGATGCCCAAGACATTCTGGACACGTTGGAAGACAACAGGGATTGGTATCACAGTGCCATAAGGCGGAGCCCTTCCCCACCCCCGGAAGAGGAGCCGGGAGGGCTTGGCCATCCAACCCCGCCTGACAAGTTCCAGTTTGAGCTCACactagaggaggaagaggaggaggattccTCGGAGGTTCTGGGATTGCCTACAGCTGAGGAAATCTTCGTAGCTCCAGATGACGTCGCAGCTCAGACTACAGAACAGTCAGAGGTCAAGGTCGAAGGACAGAACAccgcagggagagagaaagaggagagcttGAGGCAGGGGGCTGTCTCCGCATGTGTTGATCCCAAGGGGTCCATGGAGGCCGTGGGCTGCACTTGCAGCCCTGGAATCCCCATTCTGCCTGACTTGAGGACCCTGTCCCCCTCAGCGGAGGCCCCGGGCCTCCTGGGCCTCCCCTCCCCGGCGGCAGAGGTGGAGGCCCCAAGAGACCATCTGGCTGCCACGAGGGCTTGTGCCTGCTCTGGGACATCAGGAGACAATTCCGCCATCGTCTCAGCTCCAGGCAGGTCGGGGTCAGGTGGGGACCCTGCCTGA
- the Pde4a gene encoding cAMP-specific 3',5'-cyclic phosphodiesterase 4A isoform X3, producing the protein MDPETPLPSHLPTMPLPTTTPDHHRDVFPSQEGPLAIQDKQNEMEIPSPTPRQRAFQQPPPAPVARQAQPMSQITGLKKLVYTGSVNTSIPRFGVKTDQEELLAQELENLSKWGLNIFCVSEYAGGRSLSCIMYTIFQERDLLKKFRIPVDTMVTYMLTLEDHYHADVAYHNSLHAADVLQSTHVLLATPALDAVFTDLEILAALFAAAIHDVDHPGVSNQFLINTNSELALMYNDESVLENHHLAVGFKLLQEENCDIFQNLSKRQRQSLRKMVIDMVLATDMSKHMTLLADLKTMVETKKVTSSGVLLLDNYADRIQVLRNMVHCADLSNPTKPLELYRQWTDRIMAEFFQQGDRERERGMEISPMCDKHTASVEKSQVGFIDYIVHPLWETWADLVHPDAQDILDTLEDNRDWYHSAIRRSPSPPPEEEPGGLGHPTPPDKFQFELTLEEEEEEDSSEVLGLPTAEEIFVAPDDVAAQTTEQSEVKVEGQNTAGREKEESLRQGAVSACVDPKGSMEAVGCTCSPGIPILPDLRTLSPSAEAPGLLGLPSPAAEVEAPRDHLAATRACACSGTSGDNSAIVSAPGRSGSGGDPA; encoded by the exons ATGGACCCAGAGACCCCCCTTCCCTCCCACCTACCCACGATGCCCCTTCCTACCACCACTCCGGACCATCATAGGGATGTCTTCCCTAGCCAAGAAGGTCCCCTGGCTATCCAGG ACAAGCAGAATGAAATGGAGATCCCATCACCCACACCACGGCAGAGAGCCTTCCAGCAGCCGCCGCCGGCCCCAGTGGCGCGGCAGGCTCAGCCGATGTCTCAGATCACAGGGTTGAAAAAGCTGGTGTACACCGGAAGCGTGAACACCAGTATCCCACGATTTGGAGTCAAGACAGATCAAGAGGAGCTCTTAGCACAA GAACTGGAGAACTTGAGCAAATGGGGTCTGAACATCTTCTGTGTGTCGGAGTACGCTGGAGGCCGCTCACTCAGCTGCATCATGTATACGATATTCCAG GAGCGAGACCTGCTGAAGAAATTCCGAATCCCTGTGGACACCATGGTGACTTACATGCTGACCCTGGAAGACCACTACCATGCCGACGTGGCCTACCACAACAGCCTGCATGCGGCCGACGTCCTGCAGTCCACACATGTGCTGCTGGCCACGCCCGCACTGGAT gCTGTGTTCACAGACCTGGAGATTCTTGCCGCCCTCTTTGCTGCTGCCATCCACGACGTGGACCACCCTGGCGTCTCCAACCAGTTCCTTATCAACACCA ATTCGGAGCTGGCGTTGATGTACAACGACGAGTCTGTGCTTGagaaccaccacctggctgtgggCTTCAAGCTGCTGCAAGAAGAGAACTGCGACATCTTTCAGAACCTCAGCAAGCGCCAGCGGCAGAGCCTGCGCAAGATGGTCATCGACATG GTGCTGGCCACAGACATGTCCAAGCACATGACCCTCCTGGCTGACCTGAAGACTATGGTGGAGACAAAGAAAGTGACCAGCTCGGGAGTTCTCTTGCTGGACAACTACGCCGACCGCATCCAG gtcctcaggaaCATGGTGCACTGTGCAGACCTCAGCAACCCCACCAAGCCCCTGGAGCTCTATCGACAGTGGACGGATCGCATCATGGCCGAGTTCTTCCAGCAGGGTGATCGGGAACGGGAGCGTGGAATGGAGATCAGCCCCATGTGCGACAAGCATACGGCCTCTGTGGAGAAGTCTCAG GTGGGCTTCATCGACTACATTGTCCACCCGCTGTGGGAGACGTGGGCAGATCTCGTCCATCCCGATGCCCAAGACATTCTGGACACGTTGGAAGACAACAGGGATTGGTATCACAGTGCCATAAGGCGGAGCCCTTCCCCACCCCCGGAAGAGGAGCCGGGAGGGCTTGGCCATCCAACCCCGCCTGACAAGTTCCAGTTTGAGCTCACactagaggaggaagaggaggaggattccTCGGAGGTTCTGGGATTGCCTACAGCTGAGGAAATCTTCGTAGCTCCAGATGACGTCGCAGCTCAGACTACAGAACAGTCAGAGGTCAAGGTCGAAGGACAGAACAccgcagggagagagaaagaggagagcttGAGGCAGGGGGCTGTCTCCGCATGTGTTGATCCCAAGGGGTCCATGGAGGCCGTGGGCTGCACTTGCAGCCCTGGAATCCCCATTCTGCCTGACTTGAGGACCCTGTCCCCCTCAGCGGAGGCCCCGGGCCTCCTGGGCCTCCCCTCCCCGGCGGCAGAGGTGGAGGCCCCAAGAGACCATCTGGCTGCCACGAGGGCTTGTGCCTGCTCTGGGACATCAGGAGACAATTCCGCCATCGTCTCAGCTCCAGGCAGGTCGGGGTCAGGTGGGGACCCTGCCTGA